One window of the Candidatus Zixiibacteriota bacterium genome contains the following:
- a CDS encoding hypothetical protein (Evidence 5 : Unknown function), producing the protein MGDSSLSALYIYDHRKLHSRDSDDFDPFPDFRFKEYLRGYNTNGL; encoded by the coding sequence TTGGGGGATTCCAGCCTCTCCGCTTTATATATATATGATCATCGCAAGTTGCATTCGAGAGATTCTGACGATTTTGATCCCTTTCCCGATTTCCGCTTCAAAGAGTATCTTAGAGGATATAATACCAATGGACTCTGA